One window from the genome of Armatimonadota bacterium encodes:
- a CDS encoding HAD family hydrolase, translating into MPVKAAIFDIGATLVTGPPVAPNKVIARLIEGATAAQVSSIIMTTDLRSADQVCDALKHKFGQLSDHAVTGIHELWQSQATAAQALEGAKETVLALKDRGYMIGLLSDIWNPYYESVTKAMPEVVSASDAIVLSCLSGSRKPAKDNFELVVKKLGVEPCECVMIGDTYTHDIQPALEMGMRAIWVLARPDREAQSLIRILNGECPAPTATTANISQVASVALNI; encoded by the coding sequence ATGCCGGTTAAGGCTGCAATATTCGATATTGGCGCTACTCTGGTCACAGGTCCGCCTGTCGCCCCTAATAAGGTCATCGCCAGACTTATCGAAGGAGCCACTGCAGCGCAGGTCAGTTCGATCATAATGACAACTGACCTTAGGTCAGCCGATCAGGTATGTGATGCGCTAAAGCATAAATTCGGACAACTAAGCGATCATGCCGTCACGGGAATTCATGAATTGTGGCAATCGCAGGCAACCGCGGCACAGGCGCTTGAAGGAGCAAAAGAGACTGTGCTTGCCCTTAAGGATCGAGGGTATATGATAGGGCTGCTCTCGGATATCTGGAACCCGTATTATGAAAGCGTCACAAAGGCGATGCCGGAAGTGGTAAGTGCATCCGATGCGATAGTGCTGAGCTGCCTGTCCGGTTCACGCAAACCGGCTAAAGACAACTTTGAGCTTGTAGTAAAAAAACTTGGCGTGGAACCGTGCGAGTGCGTGATGATAGGCGATACGTACACTCACGATATTCAGCCCGCGCTTGAGATGGGCATGCGGGCTATATGGGTGCTTGCCAGGCCTGACCGCGAGGCGCAGTCTTTAATTCGGATTTTGAACGGCGAATGCCCCGCGCCGACTGCCACCACCGCGAATATTTCGCAGGTTGCATCGGTGGCACTAAATATATAA